Proteins encoded in a region of the Rutidosis leptorrhynchoides isolate AG116_Rl617_1_P2 chromosome 9, CSIRO_AGI_Rlap_v1, whole genome shotgun sequence genome:
- the LOC139866701 gene encoding ABC transporter G family member 36-like, which yields MEEVLGRGSVRRTASRNMSRNRSTASWRIEDVFTAGSGGSYNRRSSRRSEEDEEALRWAAIEKLPTYDRLRTTILKSYMNDDDENRRSYNKNNAVHKEIDVTKLDVNDRQQFIDRIFKVAEEDNEKFLMKFRNRIDKVGITLPTVEVRFERLSIEADCYIGDRALPSLINTLRNLGESLLGSLGISFAEKTKLTILKDASGIIKPSRMALLLGPPSSGKTTLLLALAGKLDPGLKVRGEITYNGHKLNEFVPRKTSAYISQNDVHVGEMTVKETLDFSARCQGVGSRYELLTELARREKEAGIFPEAEVDLFMKATSMEGIESSLITDYTLRILGLDVCRDTIVGDEMIRGISGGQKKRVTTGEMIVGPTKTLFMDEISTGLDSSTTFQIVKCLQQIVHLTDATVLMSLLQPAPETFDLFDDIILLSEGQIVYEGPREHVVEFFESCGFKCPERKGTADFLQEVTSRKDQEQYWADRTKPYRYISVSEFTKRFQRFHVGLRLENELSVPFDKSRSHKAALVFKKYSVSKMDLLKSSWDKEWLLIQRNSFIYIFKLVQIIIIAFIGSTVFLRTRMHSRTEDDGASYIGALLFSVLINMFNGFAELSLTIQRLPVFYKQRDLLFHPPWAFTLPTFLLRVPISIVETTVWMVITYYSIGYAPEASRFFKQFLLTFLIQQMAAGIFRVIAGFCRTMIIANTGGALTLLLVFLLGGFILPKGQIPNWWEWAYWVSPMTYAYNAISVNEFYGPRWMNKVASDNATLLGLKILRNFDIPTDSNWYWIGVGALFGFMILLNLLFTLALMFMSAPGKKQAIISKEAAAEMEANQEHETNETPRLRTYTSKRETIPQTLTAADGNNTRELAMQRMSSRTGAHDTYRHQDSSIESSNGISPKKGMILPFTPLAMSFDSVNYYVDMPAEMKEQGVTEDRLQLLRDVTGAFRPGVLTALMGVSGAGKTTLMDVLAGRKTGGYIEGDIRISGYPKNQETFARISGYCEQTDIHTPQITIRESLIYSAFLRLPKEVDNEEKMTFVEQVMELVELDDLKDAIVGLPGVTGLSTEQRKRLTIAVELVANPSIIFMDEPTSGLDARAAAIVMRTVRNTVDTGRTVVCTIHQPSIDIFEAFDELLLMKRGGQVIYAGPLGRNSQKVVEYFEQIPGVSKIPEKYNPATWMLEVSSIAAENRLGMDFAEYYRSSALHERNKGLVKELSVPPTGAKDLYFATQYSQSTWGQFKSCLWKQWWSYWRSPDYNLVRNFFTLACALMVGTIFWKIGKKRESNTDLTTIIGAMYAAVLFVGINNCSTVQPIVATERTVFYRETAAGMYSALPYAMAQVFVEIPYVLFQTSYYTLIVYAMVSFEWTAAKFFWFFFINFFSFLYFTYYGMMTVSITPNHQVAAIFAASFYSVFNLFSGFFIPRPKIPKWWIWYYWICPLAWTVYGCIVSQYGDVETTITVPGTSPDPTIKSYIKDHFGYEPDFMAPVAIVLVGFCVFFAFMYAYCLKKLNFQMR from the exons ATGGAAGAGGTTTTAGGGAGGGGTTCGGTGAGGCGAACCGCGAGCAGGAACATGAGCAGGAACCGTAGTACGGCAAGTTGGAGGATTGAGGATGTTTTTACAGCTGGCAGTGGTGGTAGTTATAATAGACGATCTAGTCGTCGTTCGGAAGAAGATGAAGAGGCATTAAGATGGGCTGCTATTGAAAAATTGCCTACTTATGATCGTTTAAGAACCACTATATTGAAGTCttatatgaatgatgatgatgaaaatagaAGAAGTTATAATAAGAATAACGCGGTCCATAAAGAAATCGATGTAACAAAACTTGATGTTAATGATAGACAACAATTTATTGATAGGATTTTTAAAGTTGCTGAAGAAGATAATGAGAAGTTTTTGATGAAGTTCAGAAATCGTATTGATAA GGTTGGTATCACCCTTCCAACAGTAGAAGTACGATTTGAACGTTTATCAATTGAAGCAGATTGTTACATCGGAGACAGAGCACTTCCATCGTTAATAAATACTCTGCGTAATCTAGGCGAATCGCTTTTGGGATCGTTGGGTATCAGTTTTGCTGAAAAAACTAAACTCACCATTCTTAAAGATGCATCCGGGATAATAAAACCGTCACG GATGGCACTTCTTTTGGGCCCACCATCATCCGGGAAAACAACTCTTTTGTTGGCATTGGCCGGTAAACTTGACCCAGGCCTCAAG GTAAGGGGAGAGATTACTTACAACGGTCACAAGCTTAATGAATTTGTACCACGTAAGACGTCGGCTTACATCAGCCAAAATGATGTTCATGTTGGAGAAATGACCGTTAAGGAAACGTTAGATTTCTCAGCAAGGTGTCAAGGAGTGGGTTCACGTTATG AACTATTAACCGAACTTGCTAGGAGAGAAAAGGAAGCTGGAATTTTCCCAGAAGCCGAAGTTGATCTTTTCATGAAG GCAACATCAATGGAAGGAATTGAGAGCAGTTTAATTACCGACTACACTCTTAGG ATTTTAGGACTTGATGTATGCCGTGATACGATTGTTGGTGACGAAATGATACGAGGGATCTCTGGCGGTCAAAAGAAACGAGTGACGACAG GGGAGATGATTGTTGGGCCGACAAAGACGTTGTTTATGGATGAGATATCGACTGGGCTCGATAGCTCGACTACATTTCAGATTGTGAAATGTCTCCAACAAATTGTTCACCTTACCGATGCCACAGTCTTAATGTCCCTTTTACAGCCAGCGCCCGAGACATTTGATCTATTTGATGACATTATATTATTGTCAGAAGGCCAGATTGTATACGAAGGTCCACGAGAACATGTGGTCGAGTTTTTTGAAAGTTGCGGGTTCAAATGTCCCGAAAGAAAGGGCACTGCTGATTTCTTGCAAGAG GTTACATCAAGGAAGGATCAAGAACAGTACTGGGCTGACAGAACCAAACCATACAGATACATTTCAGTCTCAGAATTCACAAAACGATTTCAACGTTTTCACGTCGGACTTCGTCTCGAGAACGAGCTATCCGTTCCATTCGACAAATCAAGAAGCCATAAAGCAGCATTAGTATTCAAAAAATACTCAGTCTCCAAAATGGACCTCTTAAAATCTTCATGGGATAAAGAATGGTTACTAATCCAAAGAAACTCATTCATCTACATCTTCAAACTTGTTCAAATCATAATCATCGCCTTCATTGGGTCGACCGTTTTTTTAAGAACACGAATGCATTCAAGAACAGAAGATGATGGTGCTAGTTACATTGGTGCACTTTTGTTCAGTGTGCTTATTAATATGTTTAATGGTTTTGCTGAATTATCGCTTACGATACAACGGCTACCAGTGTTTTATAAGCAAAGGGATTTGTTGTTTCATCCTCCATGGGCTTTTACTCTTCCTACATTTTTGCTTCGAGTACCGATATCAATTGTGGAGACGACGGTTTGGATGGTTATTACGTATTACTCGATTGGATATGCACCTGAAGCTAGTAGATTCTTTAAACAGTTCTTGTTGACATTTTTGATACAACAAATGGCTGCTGGAATATTTAGGGTTATTGCCGGATTTTGTAGAACTATGATTATAGCTAATACAGGGGGAGCTCTTACTCTTCTTCTTGTGTTTCTCTTGGGTGGTTTCATACTTCCTAAAG GTCAAATTCCAAACTGGTGGGAATGGGCATACTGGGTTTCACCCATGACATATGCATACAATGCAATCTCTGTAAATGAGTTTTATGGTCCTAGGTGGATGAACAAAGTT GCTTCGGACAATGCCACCTTGTTGGGTCTAAAAATTTTGAGGAACTTCGATATTCCTACTGATAGCAACTGGTATTGGATTGGTGTAGGTGCTCTTTTCGGTTTCATGATTCTTCTGAACTTATTGTTCACCTTGGCTCTCATGTTCATGAGCG CCCCTGGGAAAAAACAAGCAATAATATCGAAAGAAGCGGCTGCGGAAATGGAAGCAAACCAAGAACATGAAACAAACGAAACACCAAGACTGAGAACGTACACATCAAAGAGAGAAACGATCCCTCAAACATTAACTGCTGCTGATGGAAACAATACCA GGGAATTGGCGATGCAACGAATGAGTAGTAGAACTGGTGCACATGACACATATAGACATCAAGATTCAAGTATCGAGTCTTCGAATGGAATTTCTCCTAAAAAGGGGATGATTCTGCCGTTCACTCCTCTTGCTATGTCTTTCGATAGTGTAAACTACTATGTCGATATGCCCGCT GAAATGAAAGAACAGGGGGTGACAGAAGACAGACTGCAATTACTACGTGATGTAACGGGTGCATTTAGGCCTGGAGTTTTAACTGCGTTGATGGGAGTAAGTGGAGCTGGTAAAACGACATTGATGGATGTTTTAGCAGGAAGAAAAACAGGTGGATATATCGAAGGTGATATAAGAATATCTGGATATCCAAAAAATCAAGAAACGTTTGCAAGAATTTCGGGATATTGCGAACAAACTGATATCCATACACCACAAATCACTATTCGGGAATCTTTGATTTACTCGGCTTTCCTTCGACTTCCTAAAGAAGTCGACAACGAAGAAAAAATG ACTTTTGTTGAGCAAGTGATGGAGCTAGTTGAACTAGACGATCTAAAGGATGCAATAGTGGGACTACCAGGAGTTACTGGTTTATCAACCGAACAAAGAAAAAGGCTAACGATAGCTGTCGAGCTCGTTGCGAATCCTTCAATTATTTTCATGGATGAACCGACTTCCGGGCTAGATGCAAGAGCAGCTGCAATCGTTATGAGAACAGTAAGAAACACAGTGGATACTGGAAGAACTGTTGTTTGCACCATTCATCAACCTAGCATCGACATTTTCGAAGCATTTGATGAG CTATTACTGATGAAAAGAGGAGGACAAGTCATCTATGCTGGACCATTAGGCAGAAACTCACAAAAAGTTGTTGAATATTTTGAG CAAATTCCCGGGGTCTCGAAAATACCAGAGAAGTACAATCCAGCAACATGGATGCTCGAAGTAAGCTCGATTGCAGCAGAGAATCGGCTTGGAATGGATTTCGCTGAATACTACAGATCATCAGCTTTGCACGA AAGGAACAAGGGTTTGGTGAAGGAGTTGAGTGTACCTCCAACAGGAGCGAAAGATCTTTATTTTGCAACACAATATTCTCAATCGACATGGGGACAGTTTAAATCGTGTTTATGGAAACAATGGTGGAGTTACTGGAGAAGCCCTGACTATAATCTTGTTCGCAACTTCTTCACATTGGCTTGTGCACTCATGGTTGGGACCATTTTCTGGAAAATCGGAAAGAAAAG AGAGAGCAACACTGATCTAACAACGATTATTGGAGCTATGTATGCTGCAGTCCTTTTTGTTGGTATCAATAATTGTTCGACAGTACAACCGATAGTAGCAACTGAAAGAACGGTCTTTTATAGAGAAACGGCTGCTGGAATGTATTCTGCTTTACCATATGCCATGGCACAG GTATTTGTGGAAATACCATATGTGTTATTTCAAACTTCATATTACACTCTAATAGTGTATGCTATGGTGAGCTTCGAATGGACGGCAGCTAAATTCTTCtggtttttcttcatcaacttcttCTCGTTTCTTTACTTCACGTATTATGGAATGATGACGGTTTCCATAACACCAAACCATCAAGTAGCTGCTATATTTGCAGCCTCTTTCTACTCAGTTTTCAACCTCTTCTCTGGTTTCTTCATCCCCCGACCC AAAATTCCTAAGTGGTGGATATGGTACTACTGGATTTGTCCATTAGCGTGGACTGTATACGGATGCATTGTTTCGCAATATGGTGATGTGGAGACCACCATCACGGTGCCCGGGACGTCACCTGATCCTACGATCAAGTCATATATTAAGGACCATTTTGGTTACGAACCAGATTTCATGGCACCAGTTGCTATAGTTTTGGTTGGTTTTTGTGTGTTTTTCGCTTTCATGTATGCGTATTGCTTGAAGAAATTAAACTTTCAAATGAGATAG